In the genome of uncultured Methanobrevibacter sp., the window AAACAAAAACAAAAGAAAAAACAATTTCAAAACTTAAAAATGAAAATAAACTTATCAAATCCACTATTAGTTGGAGAATTACTAAACCTTTAAGATACATCAGCAAATTAATCAAATGACTTCTTCAATTTCTATGCAAAAGAAAAAAATAATACTTTTAAGATTTTCATGTCAATAAAAGAGAAACTCATTTACAGAATTTTTAAAAAAACTAATTTTTTTAATAATGAAAAGGGATTTATCTTTTCCATCATTATACCAATATATAATACAGAAAAATATTTAGCTGAGGCTATTGATTCTGTTATAAATCAGACCTTCGATTTCCAAAAAGTTCAAATCATTTTAATGGATGACGGCAGTTCAGATAGCTCTTCAGAGATTTGCAAGGAATACTGTGAAAAATATCCTCGCAATATAGAATATTTCTATCAGGAAAATCAGGGAGTATCAGTTGCAAGGAATACTTCCATGAAATATGCAAAAGGTAAATGGATTAATTTTTTAGATAGTGATGATAAGTTAGAATCAAATGCCTTAGAGGAAATATTTTCAAATTTATTAGATTTTGATGAGGATATTGATGTAATTTCAATGCCAAGATACCAATTTGATGCCGTTGAAGGCCCTATGGGTTTAAATCATAAATTCAAAAAGAATCGTGTTGTAAACATTTTTGAGGAATACGATTTTCCGAGAACCCCTGTAAACTCTTCATTCTTAAGAAGAGAAGCAGCAATAAAATTTAAATTCAAGAAAGGCCTTTTCATATCCGAAGATTCCCTTTTTATAAATAAGATAATACTTGAAAAATGTAAATTTGGGGTAGTGGGAACTACAAGATATCTCTATCGAAAACGATTTGAAGAAGAGTCATTAATAAATACAAAAAAATTTGAAAAGTCATATTTTAATCCACGTATGGAGATTTATTTTAAGGAATTGATAAGATATTCAATGGAAAAATACGGATCTGTTTTGAAATATATCCAATCTGTCTTAATGTACGACCTCCAATGGCTATTTTTGGAAAATACTCAAGATGGAATATTGGATGAAAGGGAAATGA includes:
- a CDS encoding glycosyltransferase family 2 protein produces the protein MSIKEKLIYRIFKKTNFFNNEKGFIFSIIIPIYNTEKYLAEAIDSVINQTFDFQKVQIILMDDGSSDSSSEICKEYCEKYPRNIEYFYQENQGVSVARNTSMKYAKGKWINFLDSDDKLESNALEEIFSNLLDFDEDIDVISMPRYQFDAVEGPMGLNHKFKKNRVVNIFEEYDFPRTPVNSSFLRREAAIKFKFKKGLFISEDSLFINKIILEKCKFGVVGTTRYLYRKRFEEESLINTKKFEKSYFNPRMEIYFKELIRYSMEKYGSVLKYIQSVLMYDLQWLFLENTQDGILDEREMKEYYKNIHDVIQHVDDEIILSQKLNKFQKYHILSFKNGKDSFDIEKWDKDLILYYGKKEFDKLSNHKIKITDLKKEGNSINLKCSFGFYPWDNFRITAYRNDEALDLNLFKEESTISTSQIIAKRYFYEMKFDLRDSENRIHFDMEIDSNKYPMKLNFPNHDENIILDKYTLVIYHNE